A region of Nostoc sp. HK-01 DNA encodes the following proteins:
- a CDS encoding chromosome partitioning ATPase ParA family protein, with protein MTAIIALFNQSGGVGKTTLTMNLGYHLAMLKKRVLLVDIDPQASLTTFMGLKPFELEHTIRDALISQQDLPLYRQIHDVDLVPSNIFLSEAEMQLVTEFRREYRLLDALEPVKNLYDFILLDCPPSLGLLSIMCLVAATQLLIPIQTEYKAVEGTMFLLKTISDLVKKVNRDIQVLGAVPTMYDERTVQGKNALQAIQAIFEQLKVHKNFQNSQVYPAIARRTDFANASAAHQPLAVFSPGNSALNILNQIAKQLDSSNDN; from the coding sequence GTGACAGCTATTATTGCTTTATTTAACCAGTCTGGTGGAGTTGGTAAAACAACTTTAACGATGAATTTGGGGTATCACCTAGCAATGCTTAAAAAACGAGTATTACTGGTTGATATAGATCCGCAGGCATCGCTCACTACGTTTATGGGATTGAAGCCTTTTGAACTTGAACATACAATTCGTGATGCCCTGATTAGCCAACAGGATTTACCACTCTATCGGCAAATCCATGATGTGGATCTTGTACCATCGAATATTTTTTTGAGTGAGGCAGAGATGCAGTTAGTTACGGAGTTTAGACGTGAATACAGACTATTAGACGCATTAGAACCAGTAAAAAACTTATATGATTTTATTTTGTTAGACTGTCCACCTAGCCTTGGGTTACTAAGTATTATGTGCTTAGTTGCAGCAACACAACTTTTGATTCCAATACAAACTGAATATAAAGCAGTTGAAGGAACAATGTTTTTGCTAAAGACCATTTCAGATTTAGTGAAAAAGGTAAATCGTGACATACAGGTGCTTGGTGCAGTACCGACTATGTACGATGAACGTACAGTGCAGGGAAAAAATGCTTTACAAGCAATACAGGCTATTTTCGAGCAGTTAAAGGTACATAAAAACTTTCAAAATTCGCAAGTATATCCAGCCATTGCTCGAAGAACTGACTTTGCTAATGCTTCTGCCGCACACCAACCCCTAGCCGTTTTTTCACCAGGGAATAGTGCGTTGAATATACTTAATCAAATTGCTAAACAATTAGACAGTTCCAATGACAACTAA
- a CDS encoding KilA domain-containing protein, whose amino-acid sequence MLSTQVEPVPEPEPPKTIAPSHEAAQLAMILGEFAGLDKSLTAQLAVNAATAVNSALKPAADELKTAIASTNTAEDAFLNATQIGEVIGMSARAVNNWLVQSGLQYRTQDKKIPYRPTESGKQWGRMVPALARSSNQTVFQLRWLPEIVKVISQ is encoded by the coding sequence ATGCTCTCTACCCAAGTAGAGCCTGTACCTGAACCAGAGCCACCCAAAACCATAGCCCCATCTCACGAAGCAGCACAATTGGCCATGATACTGGGTGAGTTTGCTGGTTTAGACAAATCACTCACCGCACAGTTAGCCGTTAATGCTGCTACTGCTGTTAACTCTGCTCTCAAGCCAGCAGCTGATGAACTCAAGACAGCGATCGCTTCTACTAATACTGCCGAAGACGCATTCCTTAATGCAACACAAATTGGAGAAGTAATCGGAATGTCAGCAAGGGCTGTTAACAACTGGCTGGTACAGTCTGGACTGCAATATCGCACCCAGGATAAGAAAATCCCGTATCGACCAACAGAGTCAGGTAAACAGTGGGGGCGAATGGTTCCGGCTTTGGCTAGGTCATCAAATCAAACGGTATTTCAACTACGCTGGTTGCCTGAAATAGTAAAAGTCATTTCTCAGTAA
- a CDS encoding KilA domain-containing protein: protein MLVHFWRDSEINQMAQDGQIGKYAIPKGYVNATQMCKANGKLWGHYKEKKSTRAYWAALSSDIGMTISSLIIEIEAYGSQQGT from the coding sequence ATGTTGGTACACTTTTGGCGCGACTCGGAAATTAATCAAATGGCTCAGGATGGACAGATAGGAAAATACGCCATCCCCAAAGGCTATGTAAATGCAACCCAAATGTGCAAGGCTAACGGTAAACTGTGGGGACACTACAAAGAGAAGAAATCTACAAGAGCTTACTGGGCAGCACTTTCAAGCGACATCGGAATGACGATATCGTCTTTGATTATTGAAATTGAAGCTTACGGCAGTCAACAAGGAACATAG
- the dnaB_3 gene encoding replicative DNA helicase DnaB, with the protein MTHELNFTSQQDRLPPQSIEAEEAILGGIMLDPAAMNRISDRLVPDAFYVNAHKDIYQAAQRLYSQGLPTDLLCITNWLSDNGLLFRIGGRNKLATLVDRTVTAVNIDALADLVMEKYQRRQLIKAGTEIVQLGYATEAEFTNVLDQAEQKVYGIASEQNKSDLVHISHALANTFTEIEARHAGTVSPALSTGFYDLDSILGGGFRKGRLYVLAARPSVGKSALAGNLALNVAKIGTLPICVFSLEMSIDEYTQRFLSSESGIENNFLERGAISDSQWQPLSGAIAQLSEQQIFINDESCPSLNEIRSQVRRISSHYGGVGLVIVDYLQLMAEAADSRANMTERVAEISRGLKKLAKDLDVPVLALSQLSREVEHRNDKRPILSDLRSSGAVEQDSDVVIMLYREEMYNEDTPDRGIAELIVRKQRNGPTGTVKLLFDHQFISFKNLSRGRGF; encoded by the coding sequence ATGACACACGAACTAAACTTCACATCACAACAAGACCGCTTGCCCCCACAAAGCATTGAGGCTGAAGAAGCAATTCTCGGTGGCATTATGCTTGACCCTGCTGCTATGAACCGAATCAGCGATCGCTTAGTACCAGATGCTTTTTACGTCAATGCCCACAAGGATATCTATCAAGCCGCACAACGGCTGTACAGCCAGGGACTACCAACTGATTTACTCTGTATCACCAACTGGTTGTCTGACAATGGGTTGTTGTTCCGCATCGGTGGGCGCAATAAACTGGCCACACTGGTAGATCGCACAGTCACAGCCGTGAACATCGATGCTTTGGCTGATTTGGTTATGGAAAAATACCAAAGGCGGCAGTTGATCAAAGCCGGCACTGAAATTGTTCAACTCGGCTATGCCACCGAAGCCGAATTCACCAATGTCCTTGACCAAGCCGAGCAAAAAGTCTACGGCATTGCTTCAGAACAGAACAAGAGTGATTTAGTTCACATTTCTCATGCCTTAGCTAACACTTTTACTGAAATTGAGGCGCGTCATGCTGGTACAGTTTCTCCAGCACTGTCTACTGGATTTTATGACCTGGACAGTATACTCGGCGGTGGTTTTCGTAAAGGGCGGCTGTATGTGCTGGCTGCTCGTCCTTCTGTTGGTAAATCTGCATTGGCTGGTAATCTTGCCCTTAACGTTGCCAAAATTGGAACGTTGCCGATTTGCGTTTTCAGTTTAGAAATGTCAATTGACGAGTACACGCAACGATTCTTGAGCAGCGAATCTGGCATTGAAAACAATTTTCTCGAAAGAGGAGCTATTTCTGATAGCCAATGGCAACCCTTGAGTGGGGCGATCGCTCAACTGAGTGAACAACAGATTTTCATCAATGACGAATCTTGTCCTTCTCTCAATGAAATCCGTAGCCAAGTCCGCCGAATTTCATCTCATTACGGTGGTGTTGGGCTTGTGATTGTTGATTATCTGCAACTGATGGCTGAAGCTGCTGACTCCAGGGCAAATATGACTGAACGTGTTGCCGAAATCAGCCGAGGGCTAAAGAAACTCGCCAAAGATTTGGATGTTCCAGTCCTGGCTCTATCCCAGTTAAGCCGTGAAGTTGAACACCGCAACGATAAACGCCCCATACTCAGCGATTTGCGCTCCAGTGGTGCTGTTGAGCAAGACAGCGATGTTGTGATCATGCTCTACCGCGAAGAAATGTACAACGAAGATACTCCAGATCGTGGCATTGCTGAGTTAATTGTTCGCAAGCAACGCAATGGCCCTACTGGTACAGTCAAGCTTTTGTTTGACCATCAATTTATCTCCTTCAAGAATCTCTCTCGTGGTCGGGGGTTTTAA
- a CDS encoding chromosome partitioning protein, ParB family, producing MTTKKKDNLPFVVSSSSVLSSFISEEPVVEETAAEFLPLTAITLPTVQPRRYFNAQKMEQLKLSIQEHGILEPLLVRPIGKGKYELVAGERRYRAAKELALKKVPVVVRELDDKEAIQVALIENLQREDLNPIEETEGILELLTLELKEPKNEVISLLNLAANAKKRGNELTKNVLRQLEQIEGVFAVVGKLTPDSFRTSRLPLLNMPVNILEALRQGRLEYTKAKVIARVDNEQQRKGLLEEAISQKLSLSEIKERVANLEIIGKNNKGNKNSYQAQFLEVTSKIKKSKVWDDPNKQQKLASLLTELEQLITDV from the coding sequence ATGACAACTAAGAAAAAAGACAATTTACCATTTGTAGTTAGTAGTAGTAGTGTTCTTAGCAGCTTTATTAGTGAAGAACCAGTAGTGGAAGAAACTGCTGCTGAGTTTCTACCTTTGACAGCTATTACATTACCTACAGTACAACCAAGGCGATATTTTAATGCTCAAAAAATGGAACAGCTTAAGCTGTCTATTCAAGAACATGGAATTCTCGAACCGTTATTAGTTCGCCCTATAGGAAAGGGGAAGTATGAGTTAGTCGCTGGAGAAAGACGCTATCGTGCTGCTAAAGAACTAGCTCTGAAAAAAGTTCCAGTAGTGGTACGTGAACTTGATGACAAAGAAGCCATACAAGTCGCTTTGATTGAAAACCTTCAGCGTGAAGACTTAAATCCCATAGAAGAGACAGAAGGAATTTTAGAATTGTTAACCTTGGAATTGAAGGAGCCAAAGAATGAAGTTATCTCCCTACTGAATTTGGCAGCTAACGCTAAGAAACGTGGTAATGAATTGACGAAAAACGTTTTACGTCAATTAGAGCAAATTGAAGGTGTATTTGCTGTGGTTGGGAAGTTAACCCCAGATAGCTTTCGTACATCTCGATTACCACTACTTAATATGCCAGTGAATATTTTGGAAGCTTTAAGGCAAGGTAGATTGGAATATACCAAAGCTAAAGTAATAGCTCGTGTTGATAATGAACAACAACGAAAAGGCTTACTGGAAGAAGCTATTTCACAGAAGTTGTCCTTAAGCGAGATTAAAGAACGAGTAGCTAATCTAGAAATTATCGGTAAAAACAATAAGGGTAACAAAAATAGTTATCAAGCTCAATTTTTGGAAGTAACTTCAAAAATAAAAAAATCTAAAGTATGGGACGATCCAAATAAGCAACAGAAGCTTGCAAGTCTTCTTACTGAACTAGAGCAATTAATTACAGATGTCTAA
- a CDS encoding 2OG-Fe(II) oxygenase, translating to MKQMSLFDEPTTVLPVSYYLEFLSKQEADELYQHCQELQWQQNQIRMLGKTMPVPRLECIYGDEGCDYLYSKSVLLKPLPWTEPLAKLRDRITTATGYSFRIVIGNQYRSGQDSIGWHNDNEASMGLDPAIASISLGSVRKFQIKAIGGKPTDFWLEHGSLLVMLPGYQATHLHQVPKTNKFVSTRINLTFRPHIGGKR from the coding sequence ATGAAACAGATGTCACTTTTTGATGAACCAACTACAGTTTTACCAGTCAGTTACTATCTAGAATTTCTCTCCAAGCAAGAAGCCGACGAACTCTACCAACACTGCCAAGAACTGCAATGGCAACAGAATCAAATAAGAATGCTGGGTAAAACTATGCCTGTGCCTCGGCTGGAATGTATTTACGGTGATGAGGGCTGCGATTACCTTTATTCCAAAAGTGTTTTACTTAAACCCCTGCCTTGGACAGAACCACTGGCAAAACTGCGAGATAGGATTACTACTGCTACTGGTTACAGCTTCCGCATCGTCATCGGCAATCAGTACCGGAGTGGACAAGACAGTATCGGGTGGCACAACGATAATGAGGCTTCGATGGGACTTGACCCAGCGATCGCTTCCATCAGCTTGGGGTCGGTGAGGAAATTCCAAATTAAGGCCATCGGAGGGAAGCCGACTGATTTCTGGTTGGAGCATGGCAGTTTGTTGGTGATGCTTCCTGGTTACCAGGCTACTCATCTACACCAAGTTCCGAAGACTAATAAGTTTGTGAGTACACGAATTAATCTGACGTTTCGACCGCACATTGGGGGGAAGAGATGA
- a CDS encoding transposase encodes MAIVLTDSLKKLLIETACQLKGAAKRKFMAQTVQGLGLGGQRLAQSELGWNRDTIRKGIRELESGITCFDNMSAKGRYKAEEHLPNLLEDIKNIVDSQSQIDPSFKSQRLYTRLSAAEVRKQLIEKYGYSDENLHTSETIRVKLNNLGYKLRRVKKVQPQKKSHKLMQSLNN; translated from the coding sequence GTGGCTATAGTATTAACTGATTCTCTCAAAAAGTTGTTAATTGAAACTGCATGTCAATTGAAAGGTGCAGCAAAGCGTAAATTTATGGCACAGACAGTTCAGGGCTTAGGTTTAGGAGGGCAAAGGCTTGCACAATCAGAATTAGGATGGAATCGAGATACTATTAGAAAAGGAATAAGAGAATTAGAAAGCGGTATTACTTGCTTTGATAATATGAGTGCGAAAGGACGTTATAAAGCAGAAGAACATTTGCCAAATCTTTTAGAAGATATAAAAAATATAGTAGATTCACAAAGTCAAATTGATCCTAGTTTTAAAAGTCAAAGACTATATACTAGACTCAGTGCTGCCGAAGTCAGAAAGCAATTAATCGAAAAATATGGTTATAGTGATGAAAATTTACATACATCAGAAACAATTCGAGTCAAATTGAATAATTTAGGTTACAAGCTCAGAAGGGTAAAGAAAGTTCAGCCTCAAAAAAAATCCCACAAACTGATGCAATCTTTGAACAACTAG
- a CDS encoding Fis family transcriptional regulator, which translates to MKVTRHRDKILAALQEWFRIHKEAPTLEELCTEMGMQPRQKATLQRWLQTIRGIDVEWEDNAARSLRLLTPDPEADPGLEISVTETLRYLATGLAEWEKRNPEQSLHIPKGLRLGMSRMYLTSLLSGDEQAPSNLPEFFDWAKKPVVQWQPAAEIKHLSPEVTLIEDGIISDFALQWQVTGFDVEMQVQEKVLQDVLEYCRLNQLEDAYRALRKLVIERPILPYSEYCRLLSSSQLRPLRDFLLQIYVDLVELTSDSAYHFCPRCKYVMRRRQDGTYNCRNMTCEQLSAKLRLPSQSPIPKHEAEGWKAVTPGVHRYGTLPGIWEIQLAEALTKMGVRVTLWPEIDKFDLLVEFSKKVRWAIDVKDWSYLDEQRLKEVKYRFDTTETFIVFPDERNDVLRIEVERQRLEPELENVRLKLVSEIISQAKKILEKKNHA; encoded by the coding sequence ATGAAAGTTACTAGACATCGAGACAAAATTTTGGCAGCACTACAAGAATGGTTTCGCATTCATAAAGAAGCACCTACTTTAGAAGAACTCTGTACTGAGATGGGAATGCAACCTCGTCAGAAAGCAACATTACAACGCTGGTTGCAGACAATACGAGGTATCGATGTGGAATGGGAAGATAATGCGGCCCGTAGTCTTCGCTTGCTCACCCCTGACCCAGAAGCCGACCCTGGACTAGAGATATCTGTAACGGAAACATTGCGGTATTTAGCAACCGGTTTGGCAGAGTGGGAAAAACGAAACCCAGAACAGAGTTTACATATTCCAAAAGGCCTCCGCTTAGGTATGTCCAGGATGTACTTAACATCTTTGCTCTCAGGGGATGAACAAGCCCCTTCAAACCTTCCAGAGTTTTTTGATTGGGCGAAAAAACCAGTTGTTCAATGGCAACCCGCAGCAGAAATTAAACACTTATCGCCAGAAGTCACCTTAATAGAAGATGGAATAATTTCTGATTTTGCCCTCCAATGGCAAGTTACAGGTTTTGATGTAGAAATGCAGGTGCAAGAGAAAGTCCTGCAAGATGTTCTGGAATATTGTCGGCTAAACCAGTTAGAAGATGCCTATCGCGCCTTACGGAAACTGGTTATCGAGCGTCCTATCCTTCCCTACTCCGAATACTGCCGTCTTCTATCTTCATCCCAACTTAGACCTCTACGCGATTTTTTATTGCAAATTTATGTAGATTTGGTTGAACTAACCAGTGACAGTGCTTATCACTTCTGCCCGCGTTGCAAATATGTAATGCGCCGTCGCCAAGACGGGACTTATAACTGTCGAAACATGACTTGTGAACAGCTGAGTGCAAAACTTCGTCTCCCGTCCCAATCACCAATTCCCAAACATGAGGCAGAAGGTTGGAAAGCAGTTACCCCTGGTGTGCATCGGTACGGCACACTACCAGGAATTTGGGAAATTCAGTTAGCCGAAGCCCTCACAAAAATGGGAGTGCGTGTGACTCTTTGGCCTGAGATTGATAAATTCGACTTACTTGTGGAATTTAGTAAAAAAGTCCGATGGGCGATTGATGTCAAAGATTGGTCGTACCTCGATGAACAGCGTTTGAAAGAAGTAAAGTATCGCTTTGATACAACTGAAACCTTTATTGTCTTCCCCGATGAGCGAAATGATGTACTGCGAATTGAGGTGGAACGTCAAAGACTAGAACCCGAATTAGAAAACGTGCGCTTGAAGCTGGTTAGCGAAATTATCTCCCAAGCTAAAAAAATTCTGGAGAAGAAAAACCATGCGTGA
- the recD2 gene encoding ATP-dependent RecD-like DNA helicase, translated as MSYLEYQKHFTKALEDEIKALRKSGGQKTFLSDGRLLGKRGGYYIYSFTTDSEIRFPDDTPVDLEYKKTKYKGILVSVEGFDIILALEKNLGDSIPTAILYTSPWFLLEELKNRLLESSNLKGANRNLAEILLGDKNEPNFPTSDSQKLINQIEQRLQQPIECNEYQKSAVDKVISRQVSFVWGPPGTGKTKTLGLTVSALVQAGESVLVIAHSNTAVDTAMESVAKYVQGAPVYENGLVLRYGVVTPGSLKEFPQLHVRGVARRQNPKLIEEIERLEKQRKELVKRSRIEKLTELQRQTIQNDIATVKRALHPLKHQLKQKESQLVKQAVVVGCTFSKAAIAQEISQRRFDAIVVDEASMAYIPHCVYVST; from the coding sequence ATGAGCTATCTAGAATATCAAAAGCATTTTACTAAAGCACTTGAAGATGAAATTAAAGCGTTAAGAAAGAGTGGTGGACAAAAAACATTTTTAAGTGATGGTAGATTACTAGGTAAACGCGGCGGTTACTATATATATTCATTTACGACAGATAGCGAAATACGCTTCCCTGATGATACACCTGTAGATTTAGAATATAAAAAGACAAAATATAAAGGGATTTTAGTCTCTGTTGAAGGTTTTGATATTATTCTGGCACTAGAGAAAAATTTAGGAGATTCGATTCCTACAGCAATACTTTACACATCTCCCTGGTTTTTATTGGAGGAGCTTAAGAATCGACTACTAGAAAGCTCTAACCTAAAAGGAGCTAATAGAAACTTAGCAGAAATATTGCTGGGAGATAAAAATGAACCAAATTTTCCAACAAGTGATAGCCAGAAGTTAATAAACCAAATTGAGCAGCGATTACAACAGCCTATAGAGTGCAATGAATACCAAAAGTCTGCTGTTGATAAGGTAATTAGCCGCCAAGTCAGCTTTGTGTGGGGGCCGCCAGGAACAGGAAAAACTAAAACCTTGGGATTAACAGTAAGCGCATTAGTTCAAGCAGGTGAATCAGTTTTAGTAATAGCGCATAGTAACACAGCTGTTGATACAGCAATGGAGAGTGTGGCGAAGTATGTGCAAGGTGCGCCTGTTTATGAAAACGGGTTAGTGTTGCGCTATGGAGTTGTCACCCCAGGAAGCTTAAAAGAGTTTCCACAGCTACACGTTAGAGGCGTGGCACGTCGGCAGAATCCAAAATTAATAGAAGAAATTGAACGTTTAGAAAAACAACGTAAAGAGTTAGTCAAGCGATCGCGTATTGAAAAGCTAACCGAACTGCAACGCCAAACAATTCAAAATGATATTGCAACTGTTAAAAGGGCCTTGCATCCCTTAAAACATCAGCTAAAGCAGAAAGAATCTCAATTAGTTAAACAAGCAGTGGTAGTTGGTTGTACCTTTTCAAAGGCAGCGATCGCTCAAGAAATCTCCCAACGTCGCTTTGATGCAATAGTGGTAGATGAGGCAAGTATGGCTTATATTCCCCACTGTGTTTATGTCAGTACCTGA